The DNA region GACATAATCACCCCAAGTTACATGAGTTTCAGGAGGATACAGCCATAAAGCAAAGAAATCGCCAAGCCCCTTCAATATACAGTCTCCATGACTCCAAATACTACGATATTCCAATAATCTGTGCTCTGCTCGACTAAAGGCCCTGCTCAATGAGATAATCACCGAGCCTCTCAACGATCATGTTGCATTGTCCTGGAGTCATCGGTTCGTCATAAATGCCAATGACCAAAGCCATATTTGTCTTCTTCACCGTGACACCACCTGGGCCCTGGTATGAGGAGGAGAACGTAGCACCCAAACATATTTCTAAGACTCCATTCTATGGTAAATCTAAATCATAAACTTAAATGCTCTACATATTACCCTGAAAGGCTATAGCAAGGCATATGTGTGATGAATATAAATGAATCCAAAGGCCAGTCCAAAGCACGAAGAATCAGCAACCAAGTTTAATCCACTGAAGGGCATCCATCTAATCGCTGATTAACAACACGGAATTCATTCTCATTACCTTCTTCCCTCGGATGACAGCGCCAGCCTCGCCTTGGATCACCATATACTTTGTGCCACCAAGATGCAGTCCGGTTGGAGCGAGCGTCCCCGGTTCCGCAAAGTCATTCACAATGGCAGTTATTTCCTCGGGCTTGAACTGAAATCGAGGATTTACATGGTAAGCAATAAAGACAAAAGCTTCTAAGAAAACATAAGAATATGACATAATGTATAGGAAGAGCCGATTGAAAGTCCCATCTCCATGGAGACATGGAGATGATCCTATACAAAGAGATGACTCCATCCAATTAGATACGAGACATCGCCTCTTCCATCCATAGGCAACAGAGCTAGTAGAGCTTCTGACTAATAAACCAACAATGCCCGCATCATACATGACGAGATAACCCATTTTAAGAGAAGCAACGTCAAATTCACAATAAACTGGCAGATCCATTACCCCACTAACTTCATCATTGTGAGTATCCGAAATGACTGAATTTCCAAATTAGCCAATTAATAAATCAACCAGATCCAAGATGTGAATCATCTCCATTTCTACTATGCAGCAACCAAAGATCAAATAGAGCGAGACAAACTGAGTTGttttatataacaaaattaACTTTCATGGACAGAGGAACAAACATTCCTCATGAAACCGAAAGCTACCAAACTACACCAATGTAGAGCTGCAGTTCACCGAATACAAATATACCAGCGACAAGCTAACAAGACCAAATGCTGAAATATTTCCCATGTGATCAATAATAAGGTTTACAAACTGACGCCTCACACCTAACTTAACCAAGAAAGCTCAACAAAATGCTAGCTTTGAAGCAAGAACACCATACTCAATCCAAGCCGAAGTAGAGAGTGAAAAGCAACGCTCCAAATTATTTCTCACTAATCAATCAACCCAGAAATGCATTAAAGTTCACACATTTGTTCTCATTTCAACCAAGCTACCATATCCTTAAGCTACACAGTGCAGAGAGGAAAGTATGGATGTCATAAATTAAGCAAATTTTTGAGAAAATCACATCTATTAAGCTGCTTAGATTTGCTCAATTCACCAGCATAGAGAAGGACAAAAGGGGGTATTTTGGATAATGAAAGACGCGGAAGCTGCAATCGGGTTGAAGCTGACATCACCCAATTCCCAGCAGCCCACATGCAGTAGAAGAAGGGTGGAGAAGCAGTGAAGAACCAACCTGAGGGAAGGTGGAGCTCTGTGCCCAGACGCTGCCGTCAAGGCCGATGATGGCGGCGGAAGTGAGATGGTTCCCTTCGATTTCGCACATGAGGTGGTCGTCCACGTAAGCCTGCCACGACATCTTCTCCTTGTTCCTTCTTCCCCTCGCCGGTCTCTCTCTGATTTCTGTCGGCGTTGGCTGAGAGAAGTGGAAGGAAAGCACTGTTGTGTCGGGCTCGACAGACGATGGAAATGGgactcataaataaatatattaattacttGATAAATAATAACAGCGGATAAGCAATGGCAGAAATTAATGGTCCGTTTGTTTTCTcagttaaaattataaaatttttaattttaattcaacacactacacaataaaaatacacatttctcaagtcaaaaattttaactttaactttaactcaacagaCTACATTACAAAAACAtatgtttcccaagtcaaatttataatccgatctcatttgtcattttccacgatcaaaatcaaagttactttaactctgaaaccaaacgcactgtaatatttgatgaaaaaataCTGTAGAATCTAAAGAGACCGTACACATTCGcttattaattaagaaattttaagtttgaaattCTATAGATTAGTCGTGTTCCTCCATAagttattaggatttttattttattatattaaaatatttcttgtaatcgaaaaaatgtgacattattatttatttcaatttccattttttaaaatttttagacagataaaataaaaacacatTATCTCAATTTTCCAGCTCTTCCTTTTGGATAATAATGATATATTACAATTAAAAACGACTTTCGAATTATGGGTTATTGAACCCATACTATACTACTTTCTAAAATGATTGATGGAACATAATAAATTTCGAATTCCGACACTCATTGagatgaattattttatttcttcaacATACCACGAGATGGATTGATGGGCAATTGTAAATTATGAACAATTATAGAGTTTATAgctcatataaatatatatgagccCGCACCAACAActtcttttttgaaaagagGGTGGACATTCAACAAACTCTACAATAAttcttatgaaaaaaataaaataaaaatactatgaccaaaatattataaaaatcaatatttcaaaatatgtcgtataataaattcatcttctgttttttattttctttttcctttttgggtgAATAGATTCCTCTTCTTTTAATTGCAAGTGATTAGGCCTCTACTAGAGTGCCATGCAATTTGTTTCCTTTCATATCGCAAATCCTAAAAATGAAGAGTCTTTCATGTCATATCAAAGTCAAGTTTgttctattaatttttaataaaaaattggaTATATTTTACAGGGATTGAATGATCTTTTAATAACCTAACTTTACCAACAATATAGTGATTCAAAATCCTTCAAAAAGCACTTTATAACCAAGGTCTAGTGGACATTTGAATATATTAGTCTCAATATGGCTGGCCCAAGGACCAAGCCACTagacttttatatttataatattgcaGTTTAAAAGTtatctaattttatttgtcaataataaattaagattCTAAAAAACTTTCGTAATTTATCATTAATAATTCTCGTCCTCCCTAATTTCTATGAGTTATTCAACCATACTCTAATCATTTCCCGATAAtcctattttttattatctctATCAATCGACCCCAATGTATTTATACCATTCTTCCCGATCTTAATTCCTTGATTTTCCCCTCCGCCAACTATCTTCTTTAATTTAAGGCttgtttattttaagaaaagtcttttttatttttatttttcttttttcttttctttttctaaatttattctctaaaaaattgaaaaatcatgtTTACAAACtgaaaattgagaattttcaaacttatgtGCAATATTTAACAACCAATGAAAACTTTGCAATTAAAGGGAGGAGAATTGATATAattaaacatgcaaaaattaattgataaaaaaattttcaattagagATTAGAGAAGTGAAAAACTATTAAAAGCATTTCTTTAAATTGCTATGAGTTTGgggaattagaaaaatatctttgttttctaaaaaattgtttttcatTTAAGTAACCAAACACATATTTTACGATCCtcaatttttatgaaaattttccataattttttcaaaGTAAACGAAGCATTAATATTCTCCCCaactttcaaattttctttcaaataattccttttaattctaattttctCTGTCACATTAAATTCtttcctaaaaaaattattatcttctatattttcttgtaaaatcatttcatttttattaaaataataagattATTACATTAAAACACTAATGAAGTTATCTCTTTTatcatcaaaatcaaaataatactAGAAAAGTTCAAAATGAATTAGCCGACACCCGTCAAACTTTCGAATATTAGAGTatgctaaaaaaataaattacctATAAGAATTTAATTAGTGATTTCACCTTTCAAAAGGACAACAAAGCGAagtttaaatattaatttttgttaaCCTTATTAACTAATTAAAGGGTCTCATATTAAAGTTCGGTATCCAATCACACAAGAGAAGTACTTCTCTTCAGCCTTCCCctatttcaattaataaattgagAATACTTATCATTTCACTGAAAAAGGATCAAATGGCCTCAATCTAATATTGAAACTATATCCATTTTGTTATTAAATATCACACTTTGAGACTTTGCATCAAAATTCTTTAAGATGTTGCGCCATtgcttatcccaaaaaaaaaagaagaaaaaaaaagacaagatTGAGATCCCTGGTTATTGTTAGACAGGTGATTAAGTTTTACGAacacttgaaaaaaaaaacttgattTTCCATGAATcatatgcaaaagaaaaagacaaaaggaCCAAACTTGCACATGAGATCGGTTTCAAAAGAATAAAATctcttttcttgatttttccgGCCGACACTCTCAAGAACGCAAAGCTGATGAcaagaaccaaaaaaaaaaaagaagagatttTGTTcttatttctcaaatttttttatacttaattttgttcttattattaaaaataaagtagaaaaaaattcagttaaaaaggaaaaattaagaaaaagctCCGAAATCCGAACTCGTAactaatggaaaaaaaaataatcccGAATTCGTAGCGCCGTCACATGCAACTGTCCGGAGCGGCGGCTGGTGGCGACAGTCAACCGTACGTCAGCAGTCCACTGTCTCCGGGATGCCACGTCACCACGTGACAGTTCCTCCCTGGTGGagcaaaaattaaatttcccCTTCCCGGAAAAAACAAACGGCACAGCCAAATTCtatttaccaaaaataaataaataaaaaaaatgcaaataaaaATAGTTTCAATTGAGCTGTGACTGGTGACAACCGTAGCCAGCTGTTCTTTGATcccacaaaataaaatatttcctaattttctcaaaaataaattcatcttTGGATTTTTCCCGATTGCAAGGAAAACTTTTAATTACCTGGCAATGACGTGCACCGGCACGCAACATTCTCTTTAATATCTGTACTAATATTAGATAtaatttctttcctttttctcttatatcaaaaagttttataacaaaatacacactatgagagttttatcttTACTGATCACCGGCTCAAACTAGATTAGTTGGGATTCTTTAGACTTTTAGATGTCAACATGAAAAAAGTTcgataaaatttcatatattttgttGCCCCCTTCTGAGGTGGCTAATTCTAGCAAACCTTGCGGGGGTCACTTTTGCTCGTAATGTCCCTGATACAACTGTTGCTAGCATGAATGTAGCCACTTTGGCAAACTcagtttaattttatattataagcTCCCTTGTTaccaacaaaaacaaaaaaaacaagaaagaggttaaatcaaccaacaaaaaACGAGAGAGATTAATGAGCCTTTTCCTTCTTTGACGCATGTAATTTCCCAGTGAAAAGGGAAGAAcggaggggaaaaaaaagagagaacaaaATCCATCCAAAACATGACATGAAATAaccatgaaaaataatatatttgccCAATTTTTCGGATATCGGGTTTCacacataataaaataatgtaaTTGATTGAGAGTTTGTTTGGAAGTGCCACGGGAGATTCTATAATCACTTTTCCTTATAATTTTAAGTGAATTCAGTGTTTGGTAAGTGTTTCTGAAATTATGATGATTAAAATTGCGCTTGCAAACGTGATGTTATCAAGCATGTTAATAGGTGTTTATGAAATCTGATTGTGCTTATTCTATTTCAagtattaataattacattttttacTTTCAGCAGTTTTCAATTGTTACTTCCGAAACGCTTTTACTTATTCTAAGATTAACACATATTTTTCAGCAATTATATTTCAGCACTTTTAGTTCTACAACAACACTCTCAAACCAAGCATGGGCGATCGAACTTTACTTACGGTGTAAGTTTTCTTTTAGAATCATTTATGATTAAATTACTTCGCATTTAGGCCGGATTTATTGATTGAAAATACCTCGTgatataatcgaaaaaatagaaagatatGACACAATAAGTGCGCAATTCCTAAAATTTGTTATAATGAAACCCAGGCGACAACTGGAAATCGTATCTTTATTAGCAGAAATTTACATGAAAGGTTGTTTGTATTGTTTCTCATGAGCCGACACTCATCCCTCATAAATTGCTAGTCGCAGCTcttccctcctctctctctctctagctggCTCCCTACTCTgtgtttctctctctagtcTCTCCCTTGTTGTAGACTCGATTTTTGTCTGACTTGACTGAGACAACAAGCGCCGGCGAACTCTCCGACACCCACCATGGATCCGTGCCCGTTCGTCCGCCTGATCGTGGAGTCTCTATCCCTCAAGCTGCCGCAGCCGACCAAGGCATCCGGCGCCTCTGGCGTCCACCCCTCCGCCACCCCCTGCTTCTGCAAGCTCCACATCAAAAACTTGAACTTTCCCACCCAGA from Punica granatum isolate Tunisia-2019 chromosome 3, ASM765513v2, whole genome shotgun sequence includes:
- the LOC116198464 gene encoding profilin; the encoded protein is MSWQAYVDDHLMCEIEGNHLTSAAIIGLDGSVWAQSSTFPQFKPEEITAIVNDFAEPGTLAPTGLHLGGTKYMVIQGEAGAVIRGKKGPGGVTVKKTNMALVIGIYDEPMTPGQCNMIVERLGDYLIEQGL